One segment of Paenibacillus rhizovicinus DNA contains the following:
- a CDS encoding winged helix-turn-helix domain-containing protein — protein sequence MERIKIGKNLYLDPFARCLDNLDSKIFLTQLEFLILSFFSNNLNTVLYVEDILDYINKATSFQKNYTEQNVYVYIQKIRSKLEEDKRNPKILLNVRPGYILMFQS from the coding sequence TTGGAGAGAATAAAAATCGGTAAAAATCTGTACTTAGATCCGTTTGCTCGTTGCTTAGATAATTTAGATTCAAAAATTTTTCTCACACAATTAGAATTTCTAATTTTAAGCTTTTTTTCAAACAACCTCAATACGGTTTTATATGTTGAGGATATTTTAGATTATATTAATAAAGCTACCTCTTTTCAGAAAAACTACACTGAACAAAATGTCTATGTATATATCCAAAAAATTCGATCTAAATTAGAAGAAGACAAAAGAAATCCTAAAATTCTATTGAATGTGCGACCTGGGTATATATTAATGTTTCAATCATAA